The Daucus carota subsp. sativus chromosome 7, DH1 v3.0, whole genome shotgun sequence genome window below encodes:
- the LOC108196009 gene encoding B3 domain-containing protein Os07g0679700 isoform X8, translating to MTVVGESAYHVASSLLEILDSSGVICIRCAKGSGDQPEGSIPPSADTGITCFSNFGRLSAGSSYDAKTKVCEGKEYSDVKDIYGSAVQTNLTISLATPSLIQHSSPTAVCEVVKSTKTVSSFQSESRTSHVLPKASQPDVTERLDPNANMISPIRVARPPVEGRIKNQLLPRYWPRITEQELQKISGDSNSTIIPLFEKILSASDAGRIGRLVLPKACAEAYFPPISQPEGIPVRIQDVKGEEWVFQFRFWPNNNSRMYVLEGVTPCIQSMQLQAGDTVTFSRMDPEGKLLMGFRKASNNLMQDTHFSGKHTGSFASEPFLSGVIENLPAMSGYSGLLQSMSGGTDPHLKVFSKNLSSSSGDVIWHVTDKPGGKRIIDSLPPTLLAPEKKRSRNIGLKSKRLLIENQDALELKLTWEEVQEMLQPPASVRPTTVTVEDHEFEEYEGPPVLGKRSIFTVRSTGEQEQWTTCDGCSKWRRLPADFLLPPVWRCQENFWDRSRCSCSAPDELSPWELEQLFKLNNDFKRRRITVFDQMSTHNHDSNFPGVLASSSVQGEVTDLGATAVATTTKHPRHRPGCSCIVCIQPPSGKGKHKPTCTCNVCMTVKRRFKTLMLRKKKRQSDREAEIAQRNQFLWGPKEEVEVDSTSQGRRLLNLSENGSRSGSEPQAYDERNNQVDRAINANTDKLDLNFQPNSGEDLPIKSTQVSMISLVQVATRPLEMYLKQNGLTSLIPEQQTSSGSHVPPQDITESEGHPHQDQSLAQEDPPGSDDKVSEAGQTGTNLDQP from the exons ATGACAGTGGTTGGAGAGAGTGCATATCATGTGGCAAG CTCTTTGCTTGAGATACTGGACAGCAGTGGTGTGATTTGTATTAGGTGTGCGAAAGGCTCAGGAGATCAACCT GAAGGATCCATCCCCCCCTCAGCAGATACTGGAATTAcatgtttttcaaattttggtcGATTATCTGCTGGATCGTCTTATGATGCCAAAACAAAAGTATGTGAAGGCAAAGAATATTCAGACGTTAAAGACATATACGGTTCAGCAGTGCAGACAAACTTGACTATTTCCTTGGCCACCCCATCTTTAATCCAACACTCTTCACCGACTGCAGTATGTGAAGTAGTGAAGTCAACAAAAACTGTTTCTTCCTTTCAATCAGAATCTAGAACTTCACATGTTCTGCCAAAGGCTTCACAGCCTGATGTTACTGAAAGATTAGATCCCAATGCTAACATGATCTCGCCAATACGTGTTGCAAGACCACCAGTAGAGGGACGGATTAAGAATCAGTTACTTCCACGTTATTGGCCCAGGATAACAGAGCAGGAGTTGCAGAAAATTTCTGGAGA CTCCAATTCCACCATCATtccattatttgaaaaaattctgAGTGCCAGTGATGCTGGTCGTATTGGTCGTTTGGTACTCCCAAAAGCGTGTGCAGAA GCATATTTTCCCCCTATCTCTCAACCCGAGGGTATTCCTGTGAGAATTCAAGATGTGAAGGGAGAAGAATGGGTTTTTCAATTTAGATTTTGGCCAAATAATAACAGCAGAATGTATGTTTTAGAGGGTGTAACCCCTTGCATCCAGTCCATGCAATTACAAGCTGGAGATACGG TAACATTCAGTCGTATGGATCCAGAAGGAAAACTTCTTATGGGTTTTAGGAAAGCATCAAACAATTTAATGCAG GATACTCATTTCTCTGGCAAACATACTGGCTCTTTTGCAAGTGAACCTTTTTTATCAGGCGTTATTGAGAATCTACCTGCGATGAGTGGTTACTCTGGTCTTCTACAATCCATGAGTGGAGGCACAGATCCTCATTTGAAGGTATTCTCAAAAAATTTGAGCTCATCTAGTGGAGATGTCATCTGGCATGTCACTGATAAGCCTGGAGGCAAAAGGATCATTGATTCATTGCCACCAACGTTGCTGGCTCCCGAGAAAAAAAGAAGTAGAAATATTGGCTTAAAGAGTAAGAGATTACTTATAGAGAACCAAGATGCCCTAGAGCTGAAACTCACATGGGAGGAAGTACAAGAAATGCTCCAGCCACCTGCTAGTGTCCGGCCAACAACTGTCACAGTTGAAGACCACGAATTCGAAGAGTATGAA GGACCCCCGGTCTTGGGAAAGAGGAGCATTTTTACTGTCCGTTCAACTGG GGAGCAAGAGCAATGGACAACATGCGATGGTTGCTCAAAATGGCGAAGGTTGCCGGCTGATTTTCTTCTTCCTCCTGTTTGGAGATGTCAGGAAAATTTTTGGGATCGCAGCAG GTGTTCGTGTTCTGCACCAGATGAATTGAGCCCCTGGGAACTTGAACAACTTTTCAAACTGAACAATG ATTTCAAGAGGCGGAGAATCACTGTCTTTGACCAGATGTCAACACATAATCATGATTCTAACTTCCCGGGTGTCTTAGCAAGTAGCAGTGTTCAAGGTGAAGTAACTGATCTAGGTGCTACAGCAGTTGCTACCACAACAAAACATCCAAGGCATCGCCCTGGTTGCTCTTGTATTGTGTGCATCCAGCCTCCAAGTGGCAAAGGTAAACACAAGCCGACATGCACATGCAATGTATGCATGACAGTTAAACGCCGTTTCAAGACCCTTATGTTGCGTAAAAAGAAACGTCAATCAGATCGTGAAGCTGAAATTGCTCAAAGAAATCAATTTTTATGGGGTCCTAAAGAAGAAGTGGAAGTGGACAGCACCAGCCAAGGTAGAAGGTTATTGAATCTTTCAGAAAATGGAAGTAGATCCGGAAGCGAACCACAGGCTTATGATGAAAGAAACAATCAAGTCGACAGGGCTATTAATGCCAACACAGATAAATTAGACTTGAATTTTCAGCCTAATAGTGGTGAAGACTTGCCTATCAAGTCGACTCAAGTAAGCATGATAAGTCTTGTCCAAGTAGCTACCCGGCCTCTGGAGATGTATCTTAAACAAAATGGTCTTACTAGCTTAATTCCTGAACAGCAAACAAGTTCAGGATCACACGTGCCACCACAAGACATTACAGAGAGTGAGGGGCACCCTCATCAAGACCAGTCTTTGGCCCAGGAGGATCCTCCAGGAAGTGATGACAAGGTTTCTGAAGCTGGTCAAACTGGAACCAATCTCGATCAACCATAA
- the LOC108196009 gene encoding B3 domain-containing transcription repressor VAL2 isoform X5 — protein MTVVGESAYHVASSLLEILDSSGVICIRCAKGSGDQPKGFESPTGFGTSVEKYVGETHFASTDNQINVDCIHGINLKQFNNLADGDGPKQFLPSQDGNIVGSHCQMKQEGSIPPSADTGITCFSNFGRLSAGSSYDAKTKVCEGKEYSDVKDIYGSAVQTNLTISLATPSLIQHSSPTAVCEVVKSTKTVSSFQSESRTSHVLPKASQPDVTERLDPNANMISPIRVARPPVEGRIKNQLLPRYWPRITEQELQKISGDSNSTIIPLFEKILSASDAGRIGRLVLPKACAEAYFPPISQPEGIPVRIQDVKGEEWVFQFRFWPNNNSRMYVLEGVTPCIQSMQLQAGDTVTFSRMDPEGKLLMGFRKASNNLMQDTHFSGKHTGSFASEPFLSGVIENLPAMSGYSGLLQSMSGGTDPHLKVFSKNLSSSSGDVIWHVTDKPGGKRIIDSLPPTLLAPEKKRSRNIGLKSKRLLIENQDALELKLTWEEVQEMLQPPASVRPTTVTVEDHEFEEYEGPPVLGKRSIFTVRSTGEQEQWTTCDGCSKWRRLPADFLLPPVWRCQENFWDRSRCSCSAPDELSPWELEQLFKLNNDFKRRRITVFDQMSTHNHDSNFPGVLASSSVQGEVTDLGATAVATTTKHPRHRPGCSCIVCIQPPSGKGKHKPTCTCNVCMTVKRRFKTLMLRKKKRQSDREAEIAQRNQFLWGPKEEVEVDSTSQGRRLLNLSENGSRSGSEPQAYDERNNQVDRAINANTDKLDLNFQPNSGEDLPIKSTQVSMISLVQVATRPLEMYLKQNGLTSLIPEQQTSSGSHVPPQDITESEGHPHQDQSLAQEDPPGSDDKVSEAGQTGTNLDQP, from the exons ATGACAGTGGTTGGAGAGAGTGCATATCATGTGGCAAG CTCTTTGCTTGAGATACTGGACAGCAGTGGTGTGATTTGTATTAGGTGTGCGAAAGGCTCAGGAGATCAACCT AAGGGTTTTGAAAGTCCTACAGGATTTGGCACGTCAGTGGAAAAGTATGTCGGAGAAACACATTTTGCTTCCACTGACAATCAGATCAATGTTGACTGCATTCATGGCATAAATTTGAAGCAATTTAATAATTTAGCTGATGGTGATGGCCCAAAGCAATTCCTTCCATCTCAGGATGGTAATATAGTCGGGTCTCACTGTCAAATGAAACAGGAAGGATCCATCCCCCCCTCAGCAGATACTGGAATTAcatgtttttcaaattttggtcGATTATCTGCTGGATCGTCTTATGATGCCAAAACAAAAGTATGTGAAGGCAAAGAATATTCAGACGTTAAAGACATATACGGTTCAGCAGTGCAGACAAACTTGACTATTTCCTTGGCCACCCCATCTTTAATCCAACACTCTTCACCGACTGCAGTATGTGAAGTAGTGAAGTCAACAAAAACTGTTTCTTCCTTTCAATCAGAATCTAGAACTTCACATGTTCTGCCAAAGGCTTCACAGCCTGATGTTACTGAAAGATTAGATCCCAATGCTAACATGATCTCGCCAATACGTGTTGCAAGACCACCAGTAGAGGGACGGATTAAGAATCAGTTACTTCCACGTTATTGGCCCAGGATAACAGAGCAGGAGTTGCAGAAAATTTCTGGAGA CTCCAATTCCACCATCATtccattatttgaaaaaattctgAGTGCCAGTGATGCTGGTCGTATTGGTCGTTTGGTACTCCCAAAAGCGTGTGCAGAA GCATATTTTCCCCCTATCTCTCAACCCGAGGGTATTCCTGTGAGAATTCAAGATGTGAAGGGAGAAGAATGGGTTTTTCAATTTAGATTTTGGCCAAATAATAACAGCAGAATGTATGTTTTAGAGGGTGTAACCCCTTGCATCCAGTCCATGCAATTACAAGCTGGAGATACGG TAACATTCAGTCGTATGGATCCAGAAGGAAAACTTCTTATGGGTTTTAGGAAAGCATCAAACAATTTAATGCAG GATACTCATTTCTCTGGCAAACATACTGGCTCTTTTGCAAGTGAACCTTTTTTATCAGGCGTTATTGAGAATCTACCTGCGATGAGTGGTTACTCTGGTCTTCTACAATCCATGAGTGGAGGCACAGATCCTCATTTGAAGGTATTCTCAAAAAATTTGAGCTCATCTAGTGGAGATGTCATCTGGCATGTCACTGATAAGCCTGGAGGCAAAAGGATCATTGATTCATTGCCACCAACGTTGCTGGCTCCCGAGAAAAAAAGAAGTAGAAATATTGGCTTAAAGAGTAAGAGATTACTTATAGAGAACCAAGATGCCCTAGAGCTGAAACTCACATGGGAGGAAGTACAAGAAATGCTCCAGCCACCTGCTAGTGTCCGGCCAACAACTGTCACAGTTGAAGACCACGAATTCGAAGAGTATGAA GGACCCCCGGTCTTGGGAAAGAGGAGCATTTTTACTGTCCGTTCAACTGG GGAGCAAGAGCAATGGACAACATGCGATGGTTGCTCAAAATGGCGAAGGTTGCCGGCTGATTTTCTTCTTCCTCCTGTTTGGAGATGTCAGGAAAATTTTTGGGATCGCAGCAG GTGTTCGTGTTCTGCACCAGATGAATTGAGCCCCTGGGAACTTGAACAACTTTTCAAACTGAACAATG ATTTCAAGAGGCGGAGAATCACTGTCTTTGACCAGATGTCAACACATAATCATGATTCTAACTTCCCGGGTGTCTTAGCAAGTAGCAGTGTTCAAGGTGAAGTAACTGATCTAGGTGCTACAGCAGTTGCTACCACAACAAAACATCCAAGGCATCGCCCTGGTTGCTCTTGTATTGTGTGCATCCAGCCTCCAAGTGGCAAAGGTAAACACAAGCCGACATGCACATGCAATGTATGCATGACAGTTAAACGCCGTTTCAAGACCCTTATGTTGCGTAAAAAGAAACGTCAATCAGATCGTGAAGCTGAAATTGCTCAAAGAAATCAATTTTTATGGGGTCCTAAAGAAGAAGTGGAAGTGGACAGCACCAGCCAAGGTAGAAGGTTATTGAATCTTTCAGAAAATGGAAGTAGATCCGGAAGCGAACCACAGGCTTATGATGAAAGAAACAATCAAGTCGACAGGGCTATTAATGCCAACACAGATAAATTAGACTTGAATTTTCAGCCTAATAGTGGTGAAGACTTGCCTATCAAGTCGACTCAAGTAAGCATGATAAGTCTTGTCCAAGTAGCTACCCGGCCTCTGGAGATGTATCTTAAACAAAATGGTCTTACTAGCTTAATTCCTGAACAGCAAACAAGTTCAGGATCACACGTGCCACCACAAGACATTACAGAGAGTGAGGGGCACCCTCATCAAGACCAGTCTTTGGCCCAGGAGGATCCTCCAGGAAGTGATGACAAGGTTTCTGAAGCTGGTCAAACTGGAACCAATCTCGATCAACCATAA
- the LOC108196009 gene encoding B3 domain-containing transcription repressor VAL2 isoform X4, with the protein MTVVGESAYHVASSLLEILDSSGVICIRCAKGSGDQPQKGFESPTGFGTSVEKYVGETHFASTDNQINVDCIHGINLKQFNNLADGDGPKQFLPSQDGNIVGSHCQMKQEGSIPPSADTGITCFSNFGRLSAGSSYDAKTKVCEGKEYSDVKDIYGSAVQTNLTISLATPSLIQHSSPTAVCEVVKSTKTVSSFQSESRTSHVLPKASQPDVTERLDPNANMISPIRVARPPVEGRIKNQLLPRYWPRITEQELQKISGDSNSTIIPLFEKILSASDAGRIGRLVLPKACAEAYFPPISQPEGIPVRIQDVKGEEWVFQFRFWPNNNSRMYVLEGVTPCIQSMQLQAGDTVTFSRMDPEGKLLMGFRKASNNLMQDTHFSGKHTGSFASEPFLSGVIENLPAMSGYSGLLQSMSGGTDPHLKVFSKNLSSSSGDVIWHVTDKPGGKRIIDSLPPTLLAPEKKRSRNIGLKSKRLLIENQDALELKLTWEEVQEMLQPPASVRPTTVTVEDHEFEEYEGPPVLGKRSIFTVRSTGEQEQWTTCDGCSKWRRLPADFLLPPVWRCQENFWDRSRCSCSAPDELSPWELEQLFKLNNDFKRRRITVFDQMSTHNHDSNFPGVLASSSVQGEVTDLGATAVATTTKHPRHRPGCSCIVCIQPPSGKGKHKPTCTCNVCMTVKRRFKTLMLRKKKRQSDREAEIAQRNQFLWGPKEEVEVDSTSQGRRLLNLSENGSRSGSEPQAYDERNNQVDRAINANTDKLDLNFQPNSGEDLPIKSTQVSMISLVQVATRPLEMYLKQNGLTSLIPEQQTSSGSHVPPQDITESEGHPHQDQSLAQEDPPGSDDKVSEAGQTGTNLDQP; encoded by the exons ATGACAGTGGTTGGAGAGAGTGCATATCATGTGGCAAG CTCTTTGCTTGAGATACTGGACAGCAGTGGTGTGATTTGTATTAGGTGTGCGAAAGGCTCAGGAGATCAACCT CAGAAGGGTTTTGAAAGTCCTACAGGATTTGGCACGTCAGTGGAAAAGTATGTCGGAGAAACACATTTTGCTTCCACTGACAATCAGATCAATGTTGACTGCATTCATGGCATAAATTTGAAGCAATTTAATAATTTAGCTGATGGTGATGGCCCAAAGCAATTCCTTCCATCTCAGGATGGTAATATAGTCGGGTCTCACTGTCAAATGAAACAGGAAGGATCCATCCCCCCCTCAGCAGATACTGGAATTAcatgtttttcaaattttggtcGATTATCTGCTGGATCGTCTTATGATGCCAAAACAAAAGTATGTGAAGGCAAAGAATATTCAGACGTTAAAGACATATACGGTTCAGCAGTGCAGACAAACTTGACTATTTCCTTGGCCACCCCATCTTTAATCCAACACTCTTCACCGACTGCAGTATGTGAAGTAGTGAAGTCAACAAAAACTGTTTCTTCCTTTCAATCAGAATCTAGAACTTCACATGTTCTGCCAAAGGCTTCACAGCCTGATGTTACTGAAAGATTAGATCCCAATGCTAACATGATCTCGCCAATACGTGTTGCAAGACCACCAGTAGAGGGACGGATTAAGAATCAGTTACTTCCACGTTATTGGCCCAGGATAACAGAGCAGGAGTTGCAGAAAATTTCTGGAGA CTCCAATTCCACCATCATtccattatttgaaaaaattctgAGTGCCAGTGATGCTGGTCGTATTGGTCGTTTGGTACTCCCAAAAGCGTGTGCAGAA GCATATTTTCCCCCTATCTCTCAACCCGAGGGTATTCCTGTGAGAATTCAAGATGTGAAGGGAGAAGAATGGGTTTTTCAATTTAGATTTTGGCCAAATAATAACAGCAGAATGTATGTTTTAGAGGGTGTAACCCCTTGCATCCAGTCCATGCAATTACAAGCTGGAGATACGG TAACATTCAGTCGTATGGATCCAGAAGGAAAACTTCTTATGGGTTTTAGGAAAGCATCAAACAATTTAATGCAG GATACTCATTTCTCTGGCAAACATACTGGCTCTTTTGCAAGTGAACCTTTTTTATCAGGCGTTATTGAGAATCTACCTGCGATGAGTGGTTACTCTGGTCTTCTACAATCCATGAGTGGAGGCACAGATCCTCATTTGAAGGTATTCTCAAAAAATTTGAGCTCATCTAGTGGAGATGTCATCTGGCATGTCACTGATAAGCCTGGAGGCAAAAGGATCATTGATTCATTGCCACCAACGTTGCTGGCTCCCGAGAAAAAAAGAAGTAGAAATATTGGCTTAAAGAGTAAGAGATTACTTATAGAGAACCAAGATGCCCTAGAGCTGAAACTCACATGGGAGGAAGTACAAGAAATGCTCCAGCCACCTGCTAGTGTCCGGCCAACAACTGTCACAGTTGAAGACCACGAATTCGAAGAGTATGAA GGACCCCCGGTCTTGGGAAAGAGGAGCATTTTTACTGTCCGTTCAACTGG GGAGCAAGAGCAATGGACAACATGCGATGGTTGCTCAAAATGGCGAAGGTTGCCGGCTGATTTTCTTCTTCCTCCTGTTTGGAGATGTCAGGAAAATTTTTGGGATCGCAGCAG GTGTTCGTGTTCTGCACCAGATGAATTGAGCCCCTGGGAACTTGAACAACTTTTCAAACTGAACAATG ATTTCAAGAGGCGGAGAATCACTGTCTTTGACCAGATGTCAACACATAATCATGATTCTAACTTCCCGGGTGTCTTAGCAAGTAGCAGTGTTCAAGGTGAAGTAACTGATCTAGGTGCTACAGCAGTTGCTACCACAACAAAACATCCAAGGCATCGCCCTGGTTGCTCTTGTATTGTGTGCATCCAGCCTCCAAGTGGCAAAGGTAAACACAAGCCGACATGCACATGCAATGTATGCATGACAGTTAAACGCCGTTTCAAGACCCTTATGTTGCGTAAAAAGAAACGTCAATCAGATCGTGAAGCTGAAATTGCTCAAAGAAATCAATTTTTATGGGGTCCTAAAGAAGAAGTGGAAGTGGACAGCACCAGCCAAGGTAGAAGGTTATTGAATCTTTCAGAAAATGGAAGTAGATCCGGAAGCGAACCACAGGCTTATGATGAAAGAAACAATCAAGTCGACAGGGCTATTAATGCCAACACAGATAAATTAGACTTGAATTTTCAGCCTAATAGTGGTGAAGACTTGCCTATCAAGTCGACTCAAGTAAGCATGATAAGTCTTGTCCAAGTAGCTACCCGGCCTCTGGAGATGTATCTTAAACAAAATGGTCTTACTAGCTTAATTCCTGAACAGCAAACAAGTTCAGGATCACACGTGCCACCACAAGACATTACAGAGAGTGAGGGGCACCCTCATCAAGACCAGTCTTTGGCCCAGGAGGATCCTCCAGGAAGTGATGACAAGGTTTCTGAAGCTGGTCAAACTGGAACCAATCTCGATCAACCATAA
- the LOC108196009 gene encoding B3 domain-containing protein Os07g0679700 isoform X7 gives MTVVGESAYHVASSLLEILDSSGVICIRCAKGSGDQPQFLPSQDGNIVGSHCQMKQEGSIPPSADTGITCFSNFGRLSAGSSYDAKTKVCEGKEYSDVKDIYGSAVQTNLTISLATPSLIQHSSPTAVCEVVKSTKTVSSFQSESRTSHVLPKASQPDVTERLDPNANMISPIRVARPPVEGRIKNQLLPRYWPRITEQELQKISGDSNSTIIPLFEKILSASDAGRIGRLVLPKACAEAYFPPISQPEGIPVRIQDVKGEEWVFQFRFWPNNNSRMYVLEGVTPCIQSMQLQAGDTVTFSRMDPEGKLLMGFRKASNNLMQDTHFSGKHTGSFASEPFLSGVIENLPAMSGYSGLLQSMSGGTDPHLKVFSKNLSSSSGDVIWHVTDKPGGKRIIDSLPPTLLAPEKKRSRNIGLKSKRLLIENQDALELKLTWEEVQEMLQPPASVRPTTVTVEDHEFEEYEGPPVLGKRSIFTVRSTGEQEQWTTCDGCSKWRRLPADFLLPPVWRCQENFWDRSRCSCSAPDELSPWELEQLFKLNNDFKRRRITVFDQMSTHNHDSNFPGVLASSSVQGEVTDLGATAVATTTKHPRHRPGCSCIVCIQPPSGKGKHKPTCTCNVCMTVKRRFKTLMLRKKKRQSDREAEIAQRNQFLWGPKEEVEVDSTSQGRRLLNLSENGSRSGSEPQAYDERNNQVDRAINANTDKLDLNFQPNSGEDLPIKSTQVSMISLVQVATRPLEMYLKQNGLTSLIPEQQTSSGSHVPPQDITESEGHPHQDQSLAQEDPPGSDDKVSEAGQTGTNLDQP, from the exons ATGACAGTGGTTGGAGAGAGTGCATATCATGTGGCAAG CTCTTTGCTTGAGATACTGGACAGCAGTGGTGTGATTTGTATTAGGTGTGCGAAAGGCTCAGGAGATCAACCT CAATTCCTTCCATCTCAGGATGGTAATATAGTCGGGTCTCACTGTCAAATGAAACAGGAAGGATCCATCCCCCCCTCAGCAGATACTGGAATTAcatgtttttcaaattttggtcGATTATCTGCTGGATCGTCTTATGATGCCAAAACAAAAGTATGTGAAGGCAAAGAATATTCAGACGTTAAAGACATATACGGTTCAGCAGTGCAGACAAACTTGACTATTTCCTTGGCCACCCCATCTTTAATCCAACACTCTTCACCGACTGCAGTATGTGAAGTAGTGAAGTCAACAAAAACTGTTTCTTCCTTTCAATCAGAATCTAGAACTTCACATGTTCTGCCAAAGGCTTCACAGCCTGATGTTACTGAAAGATTAGATCCCAATGCTAACATGATCTCGCCAATACGTGTTGCAAGACCACCAGTAGAGGGACGGATTAAGAATCAGTTACTTCCACGTTATTGGCCCAGGATAACAGAGCAGGAGTTGCAGAAAATTTCTGGAGA CTCCAATTCCACCATCATtccattatttgaaaaaattctgAGTGCCAGTGATGCTGGTCGTATTGGTCGTTTGGTACTCCCAAAAGCGTGTGCAGAA GCATATTTTCCCCCTATCTCTCAACCCGAGGGTATTCCTGTGAGAATTCAAGATGTGAAGGGAGAAGAATGGGTTTTTCAATTTAGATTTTGGCCAAATAATAACAGCAGAATGTATGTTTTAGAGGGTGTAACCCCTTGCATCCAGTCCATGCAATTACAAGCTGGAGATACGG TAACATTCAGTCGTATGGATCCAGAAGGAAAACTTCTTATGGGTTTTAGGAAAGCATCAAACAATTTAATGCAG GATACTCATTTCTCTGGCAAACATACTGGCTCTTTTGCAAGTGAACCTTTTTTATCAGGCGTTATTGAGAATCTACCTGCGATGAGTGGTTACTCTGGTCTTCTACAATCCATGAGTGGAGGCACAGATCCTCATTTGAAGGTATTCTCAAAAAATTTGAGCTCATCTAGTGGAGATGTCATCTGGCATGTCACTGATAAGCCTGGAGGCAAAAGGATCATTGATTCATTGCCACCAACGTTGCTGGCTCCCGAGAAAAAAAGAAGTAGAAATATTGGCTTAAAGAGTAAGAGATTACTTATAGAGAACCAAGATGCCCTAGAGCTGAAACTCACATGGGAGGAAGTACAAGAAATGCTCCAGCCACCTGCTAGTGTCCGGCCAACAACTGTCACAGTTGAAGACCACGAATTCGAAGAGTATGAA GGACCCCCGGTCTTGGGAAAGAGGAGCATTTTTACTGTCCGTTCAACTGG GGAGCAAGAGCAATGGACAACATGCGATGGTTGCTCAAAATGGCGAAGGTTGCCGGCTGATTTTCTTCTTCCTCCTGTTTGGAGATGTCAGGAAAATTTTTGGGATCGCAGCAG GTGTTCGTGTTCTGCACCAGATGAATTGAGCCCCTGGGAACTTGAACAACTTTTCAAACTGAACAATG ATTTCAAGAGGCGGAGAATCACTGTCTTTGACCAGATGTCAACACATAATCATGATTCTAACTTCCCGGGTGTCTTAGCAAGTAGCAGTGTTCAAGGTGAAGTAACTGATCTAGGTGCTACAGCAGTTGCTACCACAACAAAACATCCAAGGCATCGCCCTGGTTGCTCTTGTATTGTGTGCATCCAGCCTCCAAGTGGCAAAGGTAAACACAAGCCGACATGCACATGCAATGTATGCATGACAGTTAAACGCCGTTTCAAGACCCTTATGTTGCGTAAAAAGAAACGTCAATCAGATCGTGAAGCTGAAATTGCTCAAAGAAATCAATTTTTATGGGGTCCTAAAGAAGAAGTGGAAGTGGACAGCACCAGCCAAGGTAGAAGGTTATTGAATCTTTCAGAAAATGGAAGTAGATCCGGAAGCGAACCACAGGCTTATGATGAAAGAAACAATCAAGTCGACAGGGCTATTAATGCCAACACAGATAAATTAGACTTGAATTTTCAGCCTAATAGTGGTGAAGACTTGCCTATCAAGTCGACTCAAGTAAGCATGATAAGTCTTGTCCAAGTAGCTACCCGGCCTCTGGAGATGTATCTTAAACAAAATGGTCTTACTAGCTTAATTCCTGAACAGCAAACAAGTTCAGGATCACACGTGCCACCACAAGACATTACAGAGAGTGAGGGGCACCCTCATCAAGACCAGTCTTTGGCCCAGGAGGATCCTCCAGGAAGTGATGACAAGGTTTCTGAAGCTGGTCAAACTGGAACCAATCTCGATCAACCATAA